The Deltaproteobacteria bacterium genome contains the following window.
AAGACCGACACTCTACTGCGACTCCCCGCTGCCGGACTGGGCATCATTTTTTCCCGGTTCATCACCGCTTGACATCGGGCATTATACTGAATATACTTAATTAACAAGTCTGTTAAGAAAGTATATTTATGTCACTTCGCCAACTTCGCGCAATCCAAGCGCTCTATTTTACGTATCAGGATGTAGCGGACCTCTTGAAGATCACACCGCAGTCCGCCATGGTGACTTGTTCCCGGTATGTGCGGTCCGGAGACCTTGTCCGCCTGAAAAGAAATTATTATATTCCGAGAGAGAGGTGGAGCAGGTTGGCCGAAGATCAGATCTTTGTTCTTGCCAACATGTTGCAAGTTCCATCTTATATCTCGTTAACAACGGCCCTTGTTTTTTACGGGTATACAACGCAGATTCAACGGGATTATATCGAATCCGTGGCCGTGAAACGAACCCGTGAATTCCGGATCGAGGAGGTTACCTTTTCTTTCACGAAGATCAAGAAGGATTACTATTCGGATTTTATCAAGAAAGAGGGCTTCTTTATCGCCACGCCGGAAAAGGCCCTGATCGATACATTATACCTGGAGTCCCTGGGGCGCTACCGATTGGATATCGGCTCTATCGATTTCAGCAAATTCGACAATAAGGTGATTCGCAAGGTTGCGTCCAGATACACGGACAAGGTTCGACAAAGGGCGGAGGAACTATGCGGGACTTGATCACACACGAAAAACTTGAGATAGAAGTATTGGAAGCTTTGAATTCCCGGAAACTTCTGGAGCCCCTTGTCTTTGGTGGCGGAACCATGCTCCGGCTCTGCCATGATCTCAATCGGTATTCAGCGGGCCTTGATTTTTGGTTCGTGAAAGAAACGGATACCTCCGCCTATCACAAGAGAATGAAGGCATTCCTGAATGAGCGTTATCAGGTATCGGATGCACACAATAAGCGATATACCCTGGTTTACGAATTCCGGACCGCCGGGTATCCCAGGCATCTGAAAATCGAGATCCGCAAAGAGATCCGGAAGTGCAAATGGAAAGAGATGATCGCTTTTTCAAAACACACCCATCGCCAGGTGCTCCTGAAAGCCATGACGCTGGAACAGATGATGCAGAACAAAATTGAGGCCTTCCTGGACAGCGAAGAAATTCGAGATTGTTTCGATATGGAATTCATGCTCCGAAAGGG
Protein-coding sequences here:
- a CDS encoding nucleotidyl transferase AbiEii/AbiGii toxin family protein codes for the protein MRDLITHEKLEIEVLEALNSRKLLEPLVFGGGTMLRLCHDLNRYSAGLDFWFVKETDTSAYHKRMKAFLNERYQVSDAHNKRYTLVYEFRTAGYPRHLKIEIRKEIRKCKWKEMIAFSKHTHRQVLLKAMTLEQMMQNKIEAFLDSEEIRDCFDMEFMLRKGVSLQTPKNQLEKLRSRILKFKARDFSVTLGSLLDRETREYYRKNRFEYLVGNINHLLSE